A single genomic interval of Penaeus vannamei isolate JL-2024 chromosome 21, ASM4276789v1, whole genome shotgun sequence harbors:
- the LOC138865574 gene encoding uncharacterized protein → MDKKAFDMEYQEITLHCGATLGNIKVTDFDFADDVAILCESLEFLVVALDAFSDEPKSLGLEVSWTKTKIQDFGDLLGEPVLILPILLYGSETWTLSCTLEFRLDAFCNRSLRRIMVYCWRDYVSNQRLHRVTGIVPVTCTIRDHQLRLYDNLARFPQDNPAHQVISVRDNPGWRRPVVRPRKSWLGLIDQTCREELEMGRVPA, encoded by the exons ATGgacaagaaggcgttcgatatggaGTATCAGGAAATCACTCT gcattgtggagcaactctaggcaatatcaaagttaccgactttgactttgctgatgatgttgctattctctgTGAGTCTTTGGAattcttagtggtggctctcgatgcatttagtgaTGAACCAAagtccttgggtctagaggtctcctggaccaagacgaagatccaggactttggggacttactaggagaacct GTCCTGATATTGCCAATTTTGctttacggtagtgaaacctggacactatcctgcaccttggagtttcgacttgatgccttttgtaacaggtccttgcgccggatcatggtatactgttggcgggactacgtgtccaaccaacggttgcaccgtgtgACTGGCATAgtacctgttacctgcacaatccgtgatcaccagcTCAGGCTTTACGACAacctggctcgtttcccacaggatAATCCAGCCCACCAGGttatctctgttcgagacaaccctgggtggaggaggcctgtggtacgacctaggaagtcgtggcttgggctgatcgatcaaacctgtcgtgaggagcttgagatgggccgagtccctgcctga
- the LOC138865614 gene encoding fibrillin-1-like (The sequence of the model RefSeq protein was modified relative to this genomic sequence to represent the inferred CDS: added 28 bases not found in genome assembly), producing MKNFRALLAVQLLFVVNRGASQTFIEKYNAWASNLDPGYVIETYVIDGRRCYCKVPNATCDTSPTTAMTDANIITTTTPAAPVACGVNNDICHVNAECIDVGGNFACVCKAGYTGDGIIDCSNINECLVNNGGCHVNADCIDTDGSYTCVCKTGYTGDGYISCTNINECLVNNGGCHVNADCIDTDGSYTCVCKTGYTGDGYISCTNINECLVNNGGCHVNADCVDTDGSYTCVCKTGYTGDGYISCTNINECLVNNGGCHVNADCIDTDGSYTCVCKTGYTGDGYISCTNINECLVNNGGCHVNADCIDTDGSYTCVCKTGYTGDGYISCTNINECLVNNGGCHVNANCIDTDGSYTCVCKTGYTGDGFINCTNINECLTNNGGCDVNADCTDTAGSYTCTCKTGYTGDGFNCTALSACGSCNRTIIVSQANYPSASGTETWTSPNYPSDYPDGCVCCLFVELQDVGTISFGFNSGDEIHTVTNCAQDRLEIDSSDNNYDATICDDMTSKTHFMIKSDPSEANPTTTACFITSFDDGNTVAKGFEMTLTISLIV from the exons TACAACTTCTGTTCGTTGTCAATCGAGGTGCCTCCCAGACCTTCATCGAAAAGTATAATGCATGGGCCAGTAATTTG GACCCCGGGTACGTGATCGAGACGTACGTAATCGACGGACGAAGATGCTACTGCAAGGTTCCGAACGCGACATGCGACACGAGCCCCACGACGGCCATGACAGACGCAAATATCATCACCACGACAACACCAG cAGCTCCCGTAGCATGTGGAGTAAACAACGACATTTGCCATGTTAACGCAGAGTGTATTGACGTTGGTGGCAATTTTGCATGTGTTTGTAAAGCAGGATACACTGGAGATGGCATCATTGACTGTTCTA ACATCAACGAGTGCCTAGTGAACAACGGCGGCTGCCACGTCAACGCAGACTGCATCGACACGGACGGAAGTTACACGTGCGTGTGCAAAACAGGATACACCGGCGATGGCTATATCAGCTGCACAA ATATCAACGAGTGCCTAGTGAACAACGGCGGCTGTCACGTCAACGCAGACTGCATCGACACGGACGGAAGTTACACGTGCGTGTGCAAAACAGGATACACCGGCGATGGCTATATCAGCTGCACAA ATATCAACGAGTGCTTAGTGAACAACGGCGGCTGCCACGTCAACGCAGACTGCGTCGACACGGACGGAAGTTACACGTGCGTGTGCAAAACAGGATACACCGGCGATGGCTATATCAGCTGCACAA ACATCAACGAGTGCCTAGTGAACAACGGCGGCTGCCACGTCAACGCAGACTGCATCGACACAGACGGAAGTTACACGTGCGTGTGCAAAACAGGATACACCGGGGATGGCTATATCAGCTGCACTA ACATCAACGAGTGCCTAGTGAACAACGGCGGCTGCCACGTCAACGCAGACTGCATCGACACGGACGGAagttacacgtgtgtgtgcaaaACAGGATACACCGGCGATGGCTATATCAGCTGCACAA ATATCAACGAGTGCTTAGTGAACAACGGCGGCTGCCACGTCAACGCAAACTGCATCGACACGGACGGAAGTTACACGTGCGTGTGCAAAACAGGATACACCGGGGACGGATTTATCAACTGCACTA ACATCAATGAGTGTCTTACGAATAACGGCGGATGTGACGTCAATGCCGACTGCACGGACACGGCCGGGAGCTACACCTGTACGTGCAAGACAGGCTATACTGGCGATGGGTTTAACTGCACAG CTCTGAGTGCTTGTGGTTCATGCAACAGGACCATAATTGTCAGCCAAGCCAACTATCCTTCAGCATCCGGGACCGAAACCTGGACATCCCCTAACTATCCCAGCGACTACCCGGACGGCTGTGTGTGCTGCCTCTTCGTGGAG CTTCAGGATGTGGGTACAATCTCCTTCGGCTTCAATTCCGGAGACGAGATCCACACGGTCACGAACTGCGCGCAGGATCGGCTGGAAATCGACTCCTCTGATAATAACTACGATGC GACCATCTGTGACGACATGACTTCCAAAACTCACTTCATGATCAAATCAGACCCGTCGGAGGCCAATCCAACCACAACAGCGTGCTTTATCACTTCTTTCGACGATGGAAATACTGTTGCAAAAGGATTCGAAATGACACTCACAA tttctctCATTGTCTAA